The genomic stretch GATGGAACCGGCGGAACCGCCGACAGCCCCCGCGTCAACGCCTTGAAATACAACCCCGACCCGCCGGTGAAAATCGGCAGCAGGCCCTCGGCACGCGCCTGCGCCAGCATGTCGGTGGCGGCCGCCACCCAGGCCCCTGCGGAAAAATTCACCGCGGCATCAACGGTGCCGTAGAGCCAATGCGGCGCCGCGGCCTCGTCCTGCGGCGTCGGCCGCGCCGTCAAAACCCGCAAATCGCGATAGACCTGCATCGAATCGGTGTTGATCACCACGCCGCCGCGGGCTTGCGCCAGCCGCAGCGCTAAGGCCGACTTGCCGCTGGCGGTCGGCCCTGCGATAAGCACCGCCTTCGCCGCTGTCCCTTCCCCCTGTCCGATGTCGTCCGCCATGTCGCTCGTCGCCACGCTGATCTGCAATCCCAACGAGCCCGCGCTCGATGCCACGGTGATCGACGGCGCCCGCGCGGTGCTGCCTGCCCCCAACGACGCGGTCTGGCTGCATGACGGCGTCGCCGCCGACATCACCTTCGCCAGCGCCGACGACGCCCTCGCCCTCGCCGAGCGGCTGCGCGCCGCGCGCGGCGACCTGCCGATCGACGTGGTGGTGCAACCTGCCGCCACAAGGCGCAAGAAGCTTTTTCTCGCCGACATGGATTCCACCATGATCGGCCAGGAGTGCATCGACGAATTGGCCGATTTCGCCGGGCTGAAAGCCCATGTCGCCGCCATCACCGAACGCGCGATGCGCGGCGAGATCGAGTTCGAATCGGCGCTGCGCGAGCGCGTGGCCTTGCTCGAGGGCCTGGCCGTGAGCGTGATCGACGAGGTGCTGGCCAGCCGCATCAAGCTGACGCCGGGCGGCCGCGAATTGGTCGCCACGATGCGGGCGAACGGCGCCTATACCTGCCTGGTCTCCGGCGGCTTCACCCAGTTCACCGGCGCGGTCGCAGCACAGCTCGGTTTCGCCGAGCACCGCGCCAATCAGCTGCTGGTCGAGGGCGGCAAACTCACCGGCAGCGTCGCCGAACCGATCCTCGGCCGCGCCGCCAAGCTGGCGACGCTGCTGGAGCTGCGCGAGGCCGACGACATCGACGCCATCGACACGCTGGTGGTCGGCGACGGCGCCAACGATCTCGGCATGATCCAGGCCGCCGGCCTCGGCATCGCCTACCACGCCAAGCCCGCGGTGGCGGCGGCGGCCCACGGCCGGATCGACTATGGCGACCTCACCGCGCTGCTCTATGCGCAGGGCTACAAGCGCAGCGAATTCGTCGGCTGAGGCTCACGCGCCTCCCGCCGCGACGCCGAATAAGCGAAACGTTGTGCTTTCTCGTTTGTCATTCCGGGGCGCGAACTTGCGAGCGAACCCGGACTCCATTTGACAAGCGAATCCGACTTCTCCGCCCGTGTCCCGGGCGCGATGCGGCACACAGTGCCGCTTCGTAGAACCGGGACCCCGCTTCTGCCGCCGACACTACCGGTGCCCCGGCTCTGCAGCGCACCACACCGCTGCACGGCGCGTTGCGCTGCGTCCGGGGCACGGTTCGGTGTTGATGAAGCGCTGGCCGCGCTCAGATTCCGCGATGGTCAACAACCCGTTAACGCCGCCGACCCGGCAATTTACCCCACGCCGGCGACACGTTCAATTTTACTAAAGAAATCAGCAATCAATTGTGGCGGGCGTTTTGCGAGCGCGCATCTAAAGCGAAAACCCGCGGCATTCGGACATTTCTGCTTAACAGTTTGTCCAGCAAGCGCTCGCATAGTCGCCAGTCGAAACGAACATGATTTGGACTCGTGAGAATGGCAGAAGCTAATTCCCCGTCTTCCTTCGGCAAGGTGATTTCCGTGCGCGGATCGCTGGCGCGGGTCGGCTTGCTGATGGCGAGCGGCCTGGCGCCCGCCATGGTGCGCGCGACGGTCGGCCGCTTCATCAGCATCCGCACCGCGACCTCGACCATCGTGGCGATGATCACCGAGGTCTCCTGCGAGAACATGCCGGCGAACGATTCCTATATCGCCAACGCCTCGGTCGATCTGCTCGGCGAAATCATCACCATCGGAGCGCGGCCGAAATTCCAGCGCGGCGTCACCAACTATCCGACCATCGGCGACGCGGTCGAGCTGATCTCCAGCGAGGATCTGCGGATCGTCTATGCGCCGACCGGATCGGACCAGATCAATGTCGGCACGCTGCAGCAGGACCCCTCGGTGATCGCCTATGTGGACATCGAGGAAATGCTGTCGAAGCATTTCGCCGTGCTGGGCTCCACCGGCGTCGGCAAGTCCACCGGCGTCTCGCTGCTGCTCAACGAGATCCTGAAATCGCGGCCGCACCTGCGGATCTTCCTGCTCGACGTCCACAATGAATATGGCCGCTGCTTCGGCGACCGCGCTTTGGTGTTGAACCCGCGCAATCTCAAGCTGCCGTTCTGGCTGTTCAATTTCGAGGAAATCGTCGACGTGCTGTTCGGCGGCCGCCCCGGCGTGCCGGAAGAGCTGGATATTCTGGCGGAAGTGATCCCGATCGCCAAGGGCGTCTATACCCAGTATCAGAACGCCGACCGGATCGGGCTGAAGCGGATCGATCCGAAGACCATCGGCTACACCGCCGATACGCCGGTGCCGTATCGGTTGGTCGATCTGATCTCGCTGATCGACGAGCGCATGGGCAAACTGGAAAACCGCTCCTCGCGCATCATGTATCACAAGCTGATCTCGCGAATTGAGACGGTGCGCAACGATCCGCGCTACGCCTTCATGTTCGACAATGCCAATGTCGGCGGCGACACCATGGCGGACGTGATCAGCCATCTGTTCCGGCTGCCGGCCAATGGCAAGCCGATGACCATCATGCAGCTCGCCGGCTTCCCCGCCGAAGTCGTCGATTCCGTGGTCTCGGTGCTGTGCCGGATGGCGTTCGATTTCGGGCTGTGGAGCGACGGCGTCTCGCCATTGCTGTTCGTCTGCGAGGAAGCGCATCGCTACGCCTCCGCCGACCGCAATATCGGCTTCGGCCCGACCCGCAAGGCGGTGTCACGGATCGCCAAGGAAGGCCGCAAATACGGGGTCTATCTCGGCCTGGTGACGCAGCGGCCGGCCGAACTCGATCCGACCATCATCTCGCAATGCAACACGCTGTTTGCGATGCGGCTCGCCAATGAGCGCGACCAGACGCTGCTGCGATCGGCGGTGTCGGATGCCGCCGCCAATCTGCTGTCCTTCGTGCCCTCGCTCGGCACCCGCGAGGTGCTGGCGTTCGGCGAAGGCGTGGCGCTGCCGACCCGGCTGCGCTTCAAGGAAGTGCCGCAGCATCAATTGCCGCGCTCGGAATCGGCGATGTCGACCGTGCCGTCGGCCGCCGCCGGCCACGATATGCACTTCGTCAGCGCGGTGCTGGAACGCTGGCGCGGTGCCACCTCGCATCGCGACGTGCCCAACGATCCGGGATCGATGGAACGCCCATTGGCCCGCGCAATGGAAGCGCCGATGCTGCAGCCCTCGATGGGCCTCGATCCGGACCGCTTCACGCTGTTGAAAAAGCCGCTGCGCTAGCGCGCGCGCCTCTCGTCGCCACGCGCGACTTGCGCGGGCGGCGTGATCGCCTATGGTTCGCAGCCGCGCA from Rhodopseudomonas sp. BAL398 encodes the following:
- the serB gene encoding phosphoserine phosphatase SerB; this translates as MSLVATLICNPNEPALDATVIDGARAVLPAPNDAVWLHDGVAADITFASADDALALAERLRAARGDLPIDVVVQPAATRRKKLFLADMDSTMIGQECIDELADFAGLKAHVAAITERAMRGEIEFESALRERVALLEGLAVSVIDEVLASRIKLTPGGRELVATMRANGAYTCLVSGGFTQFTGAVAAQLGFAEHRANQLLVEGGKLTGSVAEPILGRAAKLATLLELREADDIDAIDTLVVGDGANDLGMIQAAGLGIAYHAKPAVAAAAHGRIDYGDLTALLYAQGYKRSEFVG
- a CDS encoding ATP-binding protein; this translates as MAEANSPSSFGKVISVRGSLARVGLLMASGLAPAMVRATVGRFISIRTATSTIVAMITEVSCENMPANDSYIANASVDLLGEIITIGARPKFQRGVTNYPTIGDAVELISSEDLRIVYAPTGSDQINVGTLQQDPSVIAYVDIEEMLSKHFAVLGSTGVGKSTGVSLLLNEILKSRPHLRIFLLDVHNEYGRCFGDRALVLNPRNLKLPFWLFNFEEIVDVLFGGRPGVPEELDILAEVIPIAKGVYTQYQNADRIGLKRIDPKTIGYTADTPVPYRLVDLISLIDERMGKLENRSSRIMYHKLISRIETVRNDPRYAFMFDNANVGGDTMADVISHLFRLPANGKPMTIMQLAGFPAEVVDSVVSVLCRMAFDFGLWSDGVSPLLFVCEEAHRYASADRNIGFGPTRKAVSRIAKEGRKYGVYLGLVTQRPAELDPTIISQCNTLFAMRLANERDQTLLRSAVSDAAANLLSFVPSLGTREVLAFGEGVALPTRLRFKEVPQHQLPRSESAMSTVPSAAAGHDMHFVSAVLERWRGATSHRDVPNDPGSMERPLARAMEAPMLQPSMGLDPDRFTLLKKPLR